One stretch of Gammaproteobacteria bacterium DNA includes these proteins:
- the pgeF gene encoding peptidoglycan editing factor PgeF, with amino-acid sequence MLRPQWPAPAAVNAVLSTRLGGVSAAPFDSLNLGAHVGDSPEAVAENRHRLIQAAGLPMPRWLRQVHGRRVVRLPLDDVEQTAGEAARLPEADACFTTQAGVSCAVLVADCLPVLFCDAHASVVAAAHAGWRGLSAGVLEATVAALPVAPETLMAWLGPAIGPVDFEVGEEVRQAFVERHVDSLQAFRSSAPGRYRADLYALARIRLRAAGVSRIYGGSGSTLSEPQRFYSFRRDGTTGRFAALIALR; translated from the coding sequence CTGCTGCGGCCGCAATGGCCGGCGCCGGCCGCCGTCAACGCCGTGCTCAGCACGCGGCTGGGCGGGGTCAGCGCGGCGCCATTCGACAGTCTCAATCTCGGCGCCCATGTCGGCGATTCGCCAGAGGCCGTCGCCGAGAACCGTCACCGGTTGATTCAGGCCGCCGGCTTGCCCATGCCCCGGTGGCTGCGGCAGGTGCACGGCCGTCGCGTCGTGCGTCTGCCATTGGACGACGTCGAACAGACCGCGGGCGAGGCGGCTCGCCTCCCGGAGGCGGACGCCTGCTTTACCACGCAAGCGGGCGTGAGTTGCGCCGTGCTGGTGGCGGACTGTTTGCCGGTCCTGTTCTGCGATGCGCACGCCAGCGTGGTCGCGGCCGCTCATGCCGGATGGCGCGGGCTGTCCGCCGGTGTGCTCGAAGCCACGGTGGCGGCCTTGCCGGTCGCGCCGGAGACGCTGATGGCCTGGCTGGGGCCGGCCATCGGGCCGGTGGATTTCGAGGTTGGCGAGGAGGTGCGCCAGGCCTTTGTCGAGCGGCACGTCGACAGCCTCCAGGCGTTTCGCTCCAGCGCACCCGGAAGATATCGGGCGGATCTCTACGCGCTTGCACGCATCCGTCTTCGCGCGGCGGGGGTATCGCGCATTTATGGCGGGAGCGGGTCCACGCTGAGCGAACCGCAGCGCTTCTATTCGTTTCGCAGGGACGGAACCACCGGCCGTTTCGCCGCTTTGATCGCCTTGCGCTGA